The Halobacillus ihumii genomic sequence CCGTGATATCACTGATGTCTTCATAGTTTTCCTTTTCTACTTCTACGTAGACATCCAGTTTTTCGCCATCCTGTTTAATGGTGGTAACGACTGGCTGCTCGCCACTTTGGTTCAACTCCATACCTAACTGAGCTGCTGTTAACCCAAGTTCGCTCAATTTTTCATGATTAGCCACAAGCGTGTACTCTTCATACGACTCAGATAAGCTGGAGTCAATTCCAGTCAAATTGTCTTGTTCAGATAACATGGACTGGACATTTTTTACTACAGGTTCAATTTCATCAATCGAATCTCCATATACGAGGAGCTCGAGTGTACTGCTTGATCCCGTTGATGAGAAGTCTTGTGAAGACCATTCACCTTGTTCAGTCGCACCCTGTAAATCATCAATTACTGTTTGGCTTTCCGATGAGAAGTTTTCTGTCTCACTATTGTATTCTACAAAGAAAACAGCTTGATTCGATGCTCCAGGATTCATCGGATTTTCTCCACCCACCGAATACTGGATAGTTTCTGTACCATCTCTTCCTTCAAAATACTCTTGTGCTTCCATGGCGATGCTTTCGACATCTTCCAATGTTTGCCCTGGTTCTGGATTATAAGTGGCGATGACCATTTTCTGTTCCTGAGCCGGCAGGAAACTGACGCCTACAAACGGTACTAACGCTACACTTCCTGCCAAAATAACAAAGGCAATGATCGTTGAAATAACTTTGTGATTAAGGGTTCGGTTCAGCAGAGAACGATATGCTCTTGCTAGTCGGCCGCCTTGATCATCATGATCAACTTTTTTCATTTTACCTGGTTTTAACAAAGAATGGGACATCATTGGCACAATTGTGACCGCCACAAGCAGTGACGCCAGCAGCGCAAATACAACGGTTAAGGCAAACGGTAAAAAGATTTGCCCTACTGTCCCTTCTACTAACCCTAAAGGTAAAAACACAGCAATAGTTACAATCGTTGAAGATAATATCGGCATAAACATTTCTCGTGTGGCGGACCGAACTAAATCTTTGCCCCTGAGTTTTTCCCCCGGAAGCGACATACGCCGGTATATATTTTCAACGACGACAATGGAATCGTCCACTACCCTTCCAATCGCTACAGTCATTGCACCCAATGTCATGATATTTAAAGTAATATCCATCTGTTTAAGGGCTAGAACGGCAATGAGCAAGGAAAGCGGGATCGATATGACAGAGATGAGTGTCGTCCTGAAATTTCGCAGAAACAGAAGAATCACGATTACAGCAAATAACCCGCCAAACAAGGCTTTATTCAGCATCGTGCTGACTGATTCTTCAATCGGCTCACCTTGGTCAAAAGAATAGACAAACTCTGTTCCGTCGAGTTCACTTTTCAATTCCTTTGTCTGCTCTTTAACTGCATTTACAACATCAACTGTATTCGCCTCTTGCGATTTAATCACTTGAAGCGAAATTGAATCTTCTCCATTGGTGCGAGAAATGGACTCAGCTTGCCCTACAACTTCGATTTCAGCAAGCTCTTCCAGTGGCACAGTAGGGATACCGGATTGTGCTGCCTGCTCAGCTGTCATCGCAACTGCAGAGGACTGACCTTGAGCTTGTGTTTGCCCGGCTGGGGGGCCTTGTGCAGATGACTGTCCCTGAGATGGCGTCTGCGCTGCCGATTGCCCTTGGGATGAAGGGATCGCCGGGATTTCCAAGTTTCTTAGGTCTTCCACCGTCGTTAATTCTCCATCGATGACAACAGACTTTTGAGTGTCGTCAAACGTGTATAAGCCCAATGGGAAGGAAACATCGGAACCTTGGATTAATTGCGTAACTGTCTCGCTATTCATTCCACGCTCTTCTAGAGCAGCTTCGTCATAATTAATTCGAACCTCCTGTACCTGCTGACCGGAGACTTGAACATCTGCTACGCCTTCAATTCCTTCTAGTGCCGGCACAATTTGGTCTTCTACCGTAGTCGTCATCTTTTCTAATGATTGACCTTCATTGATGACACTTAAACTGACTACAGGGAATGCGCTAAAACTCAGCCGACTGACTGAAGGTTCCTGGGCTGACTCAGGCAGTGCTACCTTCGCAACTGCATCTTTTAATTCATCCTCAGCTTCATCTAAATTTTTATCGAAGGAATACTCCAATTGAAGAGAAGAAGCATTTTGATATGATGTAGAACTGACCGTCTTCACTCCACTTAACTGGCTTACTTGCTGTTCAATGGGCTCTGAAATCTGTTCAGCAACCTCTTCTGGTGTAGCTCCCGGATAAACAGTAGACACCGTAATAATAGGTGGTTCAATATCCGGAATCGTTTCTAGTTTCATATTTAAACCTGAATATAAACCTGCTATGGTTATAATAATAGTCATTAACCAGATCGCAAATTTATTGTTCATAGAAAAGTTAATGATTTGTTTCATACAAACTCCTCCCCTGATTTGACCAGTTAGTCACAACAAACTATAATATAAATGACTACACGGTCATAAGTCAAGAGGGGAACTTGTTTGAATTAACCTAAGGAGTCATTAAAATATGGAAGATAAAAGCATTTTCATCATTGAACACGCTATTAAATTAATTGCCAACAAAGGATTCAGCGCCACATCTGTACAGGAAATCGCTAATGAGTGCGGCATTTCAAAAGGAGCCTTTTATTTACATTTCAAATCAAAGGATGCACTGTTATTAGAGGTTTTTTATTACTATTCTAGAAAAATACAGCTTAACATTGATGAAATTGAGGCAGAAGATTTACAGCCGCGTGAGAAATTTATTCAGAAACTCTCTGTTACGTTTGAAGAAATCATCGCCCACCGTGAATTTATTATTATGCAAATACGAGAGCAGGCCATTCCTTTCAATCAAGATATTGAGGAATTTTTACGTCATATGAGGTTTAATTCTTACCATTTTTACAAAAAGAACCTGATTGATATCTACGGGGATAGGATCAAGGACTTCGCATGGGAACTCACTCTTATCTTACAGGGGATATTTAAAACTTATATTGACTTAATTATTATTGAGAATGTGAAATTTGATATTAGACGGCTTTGTGAGGAAATGCTAAAACGTGCGGATTCCCTTGTTAACGGGTTCGAGCATAATAATGACCACCCAGTCATTACCGATGAACTCATGAGTCAAATCATTCCTGATAACTATTATTCTAGTCAGTTAGAGCTGATGAGAGATGCATTAGAGGAGAAACAAGCAGCTGCCCCGCAAGACATTCAAGACACTATAGCCGTACTGCTAGAAGAGCTTAACAGAGCAGAGCCTCGTTCCGCTGTGATTAAAGGTATGCTGACCAATCTTGAAGAAGAAGGTGAATTCCAGCAAATAGTCGGGCAAATTCGTTCCTATTTTCATGTATAACAACCACGACCAGGCATCATTTTGGTTCGTGGTTGTTCTCCCCTTCCATTTGCTCGGCTTCAGTGATTTCATCAAGTATAGGATATACGGATTCCACACCTTTTTGCGCGACAAGGCATGCGACACCCAGTGTTGTTGACCAAAAAGAGTCAGGGATGTAAGGGTTCTTTAAACCAGCAGGCTGAAATAGTGCACGGTAAATCCTGTTGATATGCTGCTCTGTCGTTTGTGGATCTATTTCGCGTTCGCCTCGTGCCAACAGAAACACATAACGCATTGACTGAAATAAGTTATCGCCAGGCATGAACGTGTACTCTTTAAAAAACTTCAACTGTTTTTCTGCTTCTTGCTTTAAGCCTGAACCCACAGCAAGATCATCCAAATGTTCGTGCAAATGCCGATACACTTGTTGAAAAATTCGGCGCTTCTCTTCCTGCATTACCTTATCTGTATAAATGCTTTGCAGCTTTTCAAAGGCCGTTTCTTTTGTCCAAGTCATTAAGATCACCTCTCATTACTTATTCGATAAGAGAACTTTCATTCCTCCCTAAGGCCAAAGTTCTTAGCCTCCCATTCGATCGAACCATAAAGCTCGGGAATAGCCGTCGAGTGTTCCTGTAATAAAGCAGGAAGATGTGGAACGATTTTATTCCATACCATCGGATTAGCTGCCATAGCCTGAAAGAGAGCCTGCTCATTTCGTGACCATGGTCTCATAGATTGAATGTAATCGAGGGTTAATCGATAGCCTGGCTGCAATTGTTCATCCCGCTTCTGCTTGAATTCAGCCATAAGATGCTCCCAAGATTCCCCGGAGTCCTGTCTCTCTATCGCCTCAGCCAATAAGAAGGACTGCATGAACGCATCGTTGATTCCAAGACCAGTACTTGGGTCTTTACTATGGGCGGCATCTCCAATCAAAGCCCAACCTTCTCCAGCTGGTTCTCTGAAGAAATTCGGCACCCCTGGCGTGCCAGTAATTTTCCCTTGTAGTGAAGCGTTCCGTAACCGCTTCTCCATCCCATAGAATGATTGATAAATCTCTTCAAATCTATGAGGATTTTTTACAATTTCTTTAAATTCATCTGAATGAACTTCCAGCCCTAAGCAGTCAATCCCTGGCTCCATCGGAAAGAGAAACCCGATTCTCCCTTCATTAAGGAAAATTTCTGTAGTAGGTTCCGTTAATGGTTTAATTCCATGATAATAGCCGTAAAACACCGGCCGCAGGGGAGAGTGAAATCCGTATTTTTCTGCTTGAACACATTCAGCCATATACGAATGTCTGCCATCTGCTCCTACTACGAGCGAAGCGTGAATCCGCATTGTCTGCCCTGTTTTATTCACGGTTTCCACACCAATCACACGCTGATTATTCCTTATTACACCCTTGACTGTACAATTTTCCAGCAGCTCAACTCCTTCATTACTGCACGCTTTCGACAGCAGGACGTCATCTAAATGACTCCGTTTAGGTATGATCGTATAGTTATCCCTTGGCCCTTCTACAAAGCTATCACCAATGTATGTACGCATTCTATTAATCTTTCGCAATCCGGTTGATTCCACATCTTCCTGTACACCGAGCTTATCTAAATAATGCATATGGGATAAATGGTGTGTAGATAACGTATCACTTGGAAAGGAGGCCTTATCAATCAGAAGAACTCTTTTCCCCATTTGCCCAAGTAAAATGGCAAGACTCGCACCAGCGACCCTTGCTCCTACGATCACAATATCCACACGTTGTTCCATAACCCAAGCACCTCATTCTCACTCTATTTCTTCTAGCGTAACGTTTTTTTACGAAAACAGCTAGTTATTGAGATTGCCCAGAGTAAATCTCATAAAACACCCGTTTATTGCACCTCGTTTCTGTTATTTGCCTATAAAGCTACGTAATTACATAGTTCGTGTTTTCAACGTAAAAAGACTCCCGCTAAAGGGAGCCTCTCCTTACTTGAAATTCCATTCATTTTCTACGTTGTGATCTTGATCCATCACCTGCAGACGACTTGGCTTATTATTCTCGGCCATCTCCGTTGCTTTTTCTACAGCTGTATCACGTTCATCATATAAGTCAGTCGGAGCTACGTCCTCTATTTTCACGAACCAGCCTGTCACATCTTTATTCGGTACAACACTATATTCCTTCACCATAATCTCTCCTCTCATCAATGTTCTATTAGATCTTTTCCCGGCATAGTTTCCCGTTAAACATATCCTCTTTGCAAAAATAGTTTGACAATAGTCACTTCTGCTTTTATAATTCGAAACATACATTTTAAAAAAAGCATTCCAGGATGGCTGCAGCTGATGTGGCTTATATACTTGAGATTCTTAAAGTAAAACAACTTAATATCTCTTATCGAGAGTGGCAGAGGGACTAGGCCCTGTGACGCCCGGCAACCTTCAAGCATTCGGCTTGAAAAGGTGCTAATTCCTACAGATCGAAGGATAGATCTGACAGATAAGAGGAGGAACATATACATACACCCTCTTCTTATTAAAGAAGAGGGTTTTTATATGGAATTTTACAATAAGGAGGGATGATGCATGTCATTGCAAAACCCTGTCGAACAGAAACAGACTGTTGCAAAGATTTCAATCGAAGACTTCACATTTGAATCTGGTGAGACACTTCCCCAGATTGAACTAGCATATGAACACTCCGGTCCTAAAGGTGCACCGGTAATTCTGCTTTGTCACGCCTTAACCGGAAACCAGTACGCTGTCGGTTCTGGTGAAAGTCCCGGATGGTGGGCAGGATTGGTTGGAGAGGAATGCCCAATTGATACTACCCAGTATCAAGTCATCACGTTTAATGTGCTGGGAGGTTGTCACGGTTCGACCGGACCAGCAAGTATAAATCCTGAAACTGGTGACATTTATCGTCTTGATTTTCCTGAAGTAACGATTCGTGATATGGTTCACGCCCAATATAGAGCATTAAAACAGTTAGGGATTTACGAGCTCCATGCCGTGGCAGGCGGCTCTCTCGGAGGAATGCAGACACTCGAATGGGGCTTGCTCTACCCTGACTTTATGAAACAGCTCTTCGTATTAGCTGCAACGCCTTATTTAAGTGATTATGGAATCGCCTTTAACCATATTGGGGCAAGAGCCATAAAGGACGATCCAGCCTTTATGGAGGGATATTATTCATCTAACGATACACTTCAAGGCTTTGAAATTGCCCGTATGGCCGGCATGGTTACCTATAGAAGCGCCCCCCTATTCCAAAAAAGATTCGCGAGAGAACAAGAGGATGCTCTTTATTCCATCCAATCCTATTTGAATTATCAAGGGGAAAAAATAAAAGATCGTTTTGATGCCAACAGCTACCTGTATTTGTTAGAAGCTATGAACAATCACGACATCAGGAAAGGACGCGGCAGCTTACAGGATACAGCCGGATCGTTTAAACCGGCCCTTTTTACAGTAAGCTTTGAGCACGACCTTCTCTATCCAAAAGAACTGATTCAACCATTCTCCCATCATGCGCCAAATGGGCAACATTATCATGTTAAAACAGACTATGGACATGATGGATTTCTTGTGGAATTTGGAGAATGGGGAACATGGATAAGTGAGAAATTGAACGAGGAGGGGACAGAATTTGACTATTAAAGCAGCCATATTAGGATTCGGAACAGTCGGACAGGGAGTGTATCAAATCCTGCAAACGAAACGGGATCATTTAGCCAAATTAGCAGGAGCCCCTATCGAACTAAGCGGCATCCTTGTAGAAAATTTATCGAAAGAACGCGAACTTCCCCATTCTGTTTTCGTTACTGATCAATACGAGCAGATTCTTGCACTGCAGCCCGATGTGATCTTTGAAGCTATCGTCGGTGAAGAGCCAGGTTTTTCATATCTAACAAAAGCTATCGATCAGCACATTCATATCATTACAGCGAACAAAGTGATGTTTGCCAATCATGGAAACCATTTATTGACACAAGCTGGGGAACGTGTAGGAATTGGCTATGAAGCGACGACAGCGGCCGGAACGCCTATACTCGGGACTATCACTAGACTTCTGCAGGTAAATTCTATCACCAAAGTTGAAGCAATTTTAAATGGTACGAGTAACTATATCCTCTCATCCATTCAGAGTGAAGGAAAGAGCTTTCAGGATGCGTTAGAGGAAGCTCAGAAACGAGGGTTTGCCGAAGCTGATCCGACAAATGACATTAAGGGGTATGATGCTTTCTACAAATTGATGATCTTGAGTCAGCTTATCTATCACAAACAGCCAAGCTGGGAGACAGTTCCTTGTGAAGGGATTGATCAGATAACAGCAGATCAATTCATTGAAGCCCAACAACAGGGAAGTAAAATTCGCCACATTGCTTCAATTGAGGAGATAAATGGTGAACTTAACGCCAGTGTAAAACCGCAAGTGCTGCCGCCTTCGCACGGACTTTATCCGATAGATGGTGTAGATAATGCCATTCACCTTATTGGGGATTTGGTCGGTCCTTTGACGCTCAGAGGGGCAGGTGCGGGTCAATTACCGACAGCGAGCGCAATGGTAGAAGACTTTCTTTATATTTTACAGTCTTACCCAGTCAAACAGCATGTATAATAAAAAAAGAGCCATAGACGGAGTTTCGTCTATGGCTCTTTTTTGTTATTTTTGTAAAGTACTTACCGGTACAAAACTATACCCTTGCGCCGTTAACTCATCAAGAATAATGTCTAATGCTTCTGGTGTAACAGAATGAAGACTGCTTAACACAATTATGGATCCATCCTCCACATTGGAAATTACTGCATTGGCAATTTCTGAAGCGTTCGTTAAGTTCCAGTCTTCGGTAGTATTAATAGTCCATGGTACCACCTCATACCGATCTCTAAAAGCTTCTGGAAGCTTTCCTTCAAACGGCAAACGCACAAGATTTGTATTCACACCCATGACCTCCTGAATCAAATCCCGGGTCTTATCCAACTGGGCTTTCTGCTGGCTATCAGAAAGACGTTCAAACCCTGGATGAGTCCATGTGTGGTTACCTACCATATGCCCCTGTTTCACTACTTCTCTAGCCGTTTCAGGGAAGTGTTTGACCCGTTTTCCAATCATGAAAAAGGTTGCATTTGCGTCATACTTCTCTAAAACGTCTAAAATAAGAGGTGTTCTTTTTGGATGAGGACCATTGTCAAAGGTGAGTGCTACTTTCTTTCCTTCCACACGTTCAGGTGATTGATCCGATTTTTCAATCTTAGGAAAAGAAGCTTCAGCCTTATTCTCTTCTTGAGTTTGTACAACTACTTGGGCGTATTCAGGCACTAAAATGTCTTTCAACACTTGCTTATCTATAGACACTTTCGAAGTGCTTGTGTTCCATCTCTTCTGTTCTTCTCCCGTTAAGTACACAAGAAGAGAATCTCCTGATAGTGCTATATTTTCAAAGCTGATAGACGAGTCTGTCTCGCTTTGCTTGCCAAGCTTTTCTTTAGTTTCCTGAAGCAATGCTTTTTTATAATTTGTACCTTTTTTAAATAGGTTCTTCAAGTCAAGTCTCTTGCCGCTTGATTTATCAAAATTCATAACCGTACGGCTTACATCAGCCTGCTTCTGGCCGATGTCTGTCGTTTCAATAAACTCAACGACAAATACCTTTTCATCCTGATACACGATATCATAATCAATATGCAATTCATGTACCGATTGCTCTTCACTGTTAAGAACTACTTTATAACTTCTCTTTTTGAAAACATCCTTCTTCTGATTCACGTAATCTATGATCACTTGATCGATTTGGTCATTAGGAGTCTGCGGATAATGAATAGTGATATGATATTTTTCGAATTCTTCTATATCACTTTTCATAGATACATCATAGTGGCTCGCAGGATCTGAAGTCACCTTAAGCGAACCTTCATTTGCATCTGCTATAAAAATAGAACAAGCCGTCAAAATCAACAATAGACTAAGGAGTGCTACATAAATATTTAGTCGTCTCATAACCTTCCCTCTTCACCGTAATAAACTCACACCTTAGTGTAACATAAATGTAATAATAAAATAATATCTTTGTTATGTTCCGGCTTTTCTGTTAATTTAGAGGGTCGTTCGAATATCCCATAGTTCTGGAAAGAAACGGTGGTCCAATACTTTCTTTAAATACCCTACACCAGAGGAGCCTCCAGTTCCTGTTTTGTGGCCAATAATTCGCTCAACTGTCTTCATATGCCTGAAACGCCACTGCTGGAACCAATCTTCAATATCCACTAATTTTTCTGCCAACTGATAAAGATCCCAGTACGTTTCGACATCCTTGTACACTTTTTCCCAAGCTTTTTCCACAGTAGCATCAGACTGATAAATGGTTGTATAGTCCCGATTTATGAGATCAGGATTAATTTTGAATCCAGCTTCAACCAGTCTTTCAATAGCTGCATCATATATACCTGGAGCTTCATAAGCACTTTTTAGTTCTTTATGGAGTTCAGGATCCTTTTCATAAATCTTTAATACGTGTGGTGTTTTATATCCTAATGCAAATTCAACCATACGGTATTGATAAGACTGGAAACCAGATGCCTGCCCTAAATCATCCCGAAACTGGATATACTCGGCAGGGGTTAGTGTAGAGAGCACATCCCAGGCATGGATAATTTGAGTTTGTATCTTAGATACCCTTGACAACATCTTCAGTGCTTCTTGGATCTCCCCCTCTCTAATCAGATCAATGGCCGCTCTCAACTCATGTAAGATTTGCTTCATCCATAATTCACTCACCTGATGTATGACTATGAACAGCATTTCATCATGATGTTCAGAAAGTCGATTTTGGGAAGAAAGTAGCCGATCTAAGTTTAAATACTCACCATAAGTCATGCGCTCTTTAAAATCTGTATGTACATTTTCGTTCGATTTCGAATCACCGTTCACCTTAATCCCCCCTATGTTAAAATCCCTCGATCTGGAATATGATTGACTGTAATGGGTAAAAACTCCGTATGAACTATTCCTTCGTACATGAGTAAAGTGCCTAATAAAGGGTGATCCACATGTACGTGAACCTGAAATGCTCTCTGCTTTTCATCATAA encodes the following:
- a CDS encoding efflux RND transporter permease subunit encodes the protein MKQIINFSMNNKFAIWLMTIIITIAGLYSGLNMKLETIPDIEPPIITVSTVYPGATPEEVAEQISEPIEQQVSQLSGVKTVSSTSYQNASSLQLEYSFDKNLDEAEDELKDAVAKVALPESAQEPSVSRLSFSAFPVVSLSVINEGQSLEKMTTTVEDQIVPALEGIEGVADVQVSGQQVQEVRINYDEAALEERGMNSETVTQLIQGSDVSFPLGLYTFDDTQKSVVIDGELTTVEDLRNLEIPAIPSSQGQSAAQTPSQGQSSAQGPPAGQTQAQGQSSAVAMTAEQAAQSGIPTVPLEELAEIEVVGQAESISRTNGEDSISLQVIKSQEANTVDVVNAVKEQTKELKSELDGTEFVYSFDQGEPIEESVSTMLNKALFGGLFAVIVILLFLRNFRTTLISVISIPLSLLIAVLALKQMDITLNIMTLGAMTVAIGRVVDDSIVVVENIYRRMSLPGEKLRGKDLVRSATREMFMPILSSTIVTIAVFLPLGLVEGTVGQIFLPFALTVVFALLASLLVAVTIVPMMSHSLLKPGKMKKVDHDDQGGRLARAYRSLLNRTLNHKVISTIIAFVILAGSVALVPFVGVSFLPAQEQKMVIATYNPEPGQTLEDVESIAMEAQEYFEGRDGTETIQYSVGGENPMNPGASNQAVFFVEYNSETENFSSESQTVIDDLQGATEQGEWSSQDFSSTGSSSTLELLVYGDSIDEIEPVVKNVQSMLSEQDNLTGIDSSLSESYEEYTLVANHEKLSELGLTAAQLGMELNQSGEQPVVTTIKQDGEKLDVYVEVEKENYEDISDITDREIQSPTGQSVAISEVVEVEEGTTADTISRKNGQVYASVSAKITTDDIGSVSSEVQSEIDELDLPSGMEVTMGGVTEDIQESFTQLGLAMLAAIAIVYLVLVIFFGGALAPLAILFSLPFTIIGAVVGLLISGETISISAMIGALMLIGIVVTNAIVLIDRVIHKEKEGFTTREALLDAGMTRLRPILMTALATIGALLPLALGLEGGSIISKGLGITVIGGLTSSTLLTLLIVPLAYEVLSKFRKKKTKA
- a CDS encoding polysaccharide deacetylase family protein — translated: MRRLNIYVALLSLLLILTACSIFIADANEGSLKVTSDPASHYDVSMKSDIEEFEKYHITIHYPQTPNDQIDQVIIDYVNQKKDVFKKRSYKVVLNSEEQSVHELHIDYDIVYQDEKVFVVEFIETTDIGQKQADVSRTVMNFDKSSGKRLDLKNLFKKGTNYKKALLQETKEKLGKQSETDSSISFENIALSGDSLLVYLTGEEQKRWNTSTSKVSIDKQVLKDILVPEYAQVVVQTQEENKAEASFPKIEKSDQSPERVEGKKVALTFDNGPHPKRTPLILDVLEKYDANATFFMIGKRVKHFPETAREVVKQGHMVGNHTWTHPGFERLSDSQQKAQLDKTRDLIQEVMGVNTNLVRLPFEGKLPEAFRDRYEVVPWTINTTEDWNLTNASEIANAVISNVEDGSIIVLSSLHSVTPEALDIILDELTAQGYSFVPVSTLQK
- a CDS encoding TetR/AcrR family transcriptional regulator — translated: MEDKSIFIIEHAIKLIANKGFSATSVQEIANECGISKGAFYLHFKSKDALLLEVFYYYSRKIQLNIDEIEAEDLQPREKFIQKLSVTFEEIIAHREFIIMQIREQAIPFNQDIEEFLRHMRFNSYHFYKKNLIDIYGDRIKDFAWELTLILQGIFKTYIDLIIIENVKFDIRRLCEEMLKRADSLVNGFEHNNDHPVITDELMSQIIPDNYYSSQLELMRDALEEKQAAAPQDIQDTIAVLLEELNRAEPRSAVIKGMLTNLEEEGEFQQIVGQIRSYFHV
- a CDS encoding NAD(P)/FAD-dependent oxidoreductase, producing MEQRVDIVIVGARVAGASLAILLGQMGKRVLLIDKASFPSDTLSTHHLSHMHYLDKLGVQEDVESTGLRKINRMRTYIGDSFVEGPRDNYTIIPKRSHLDDVLLSKACSNEGVELLENCTVKGVIRNNQRVIGVETVNKTGQTMRIHASLVVGADGRHSYMAECVQAEKYGFHSPLRPVFYGYYHGIKPLTEPTTEIFLNEGRIGFLFPMEPGIDCLGLEVHSDEFKEIVKNPHRFEEIYQSFYGMEKRLRNASLQGKITGTPGVPNFFREPAGEGWALIGDAAHSKDPSTGLGINDAFMQSFLLAEAIERQDSGESWEHLMAEFKQKRDEQLQPGYRLTLDYIQSMRPWSRNEQALFQAMAANPMVWNKIVPHLPALLQEHSTAIPELYGSIEWEAKNFGLREE
- a CDS encoding DUF2188 domain-containing protein, translated to MVKEYSVVPNKDVTGWFVKIEDVAPTDLYDERDTAVEKATEMAENNKPSRLQVMDQDHNVENEWNFK
- the metX gene encoding homoserine O-acetyltransferase MetX, with translation MSLQNPVEQKQTVAKISIEDFTFESGETLPQIELAYEHSGPKGAPVILLCHALTGNQYAVGSGESPGWWAGLVGEECPIDTTQYQVITFNVLGGCHGSTGPASINPETGDIYRLDFPEVTIRDMVHAQYRALKQLGIYELHAVAGGSLGGMQTLEWGLLYPDFMKQLFVLAATPYLSDYGIAFNHIGARAIKDDPAFMEGYYSSNDTLQGFEIARMAGMVTYRSAPLFQKRFAREQEDALYSIQSYLNYQGEKIKDRFDANSYLYLLEAMNNHDIRKGRGSLQDTAGSFKPALFTVSFEHDLLYPKELIQPFSHHAPNGQHYHVKTDYGHDGFLVEFGEWGTWISEKLNEEGTEFDY
- the kynA gene encoding tryptophan 2,3-dioxygenase; amino-acid sequence: MNGDSKSNENVHTDFKERMTYGEYLNLDRLLSSQNRLSEHHDEMLFIVIHQVSELWMKQILHELRAAIDLIREGEIQEALKMLSRVSKIQTQIIHAWDVLSTLTPAEYIQFRDDLGQASGFQSYQYRMVEFALGYKTPHVLKIYEKDPELHKELKSAYEAPGIYDAAIERLVEAGFKINPDLINRDYTTIYQSDATVEKAWEKVYKDVETYWDLYQLAEKLVDIEDWFQQWRFRHMKTVERIIGHKTGTGGSSGVGYLKKVLDHRFFPELWDIRTTL
- a CDS encoding homoserine dehydrogenase, with amino-acid sequence MTIKAAILGFGTVGQGVYQILQTKRDHLAKLAGAPIELSGILVENLSKERELPHSVFVTDQYEQILALQPDVIFEAIVGEEPGFSYLTKAIDQHIHIITANKVMFANHGNHLLTQAGERVGIGYEATTAAGTPILGTITRLLQVNSITKVEAILNGTSNYILSSIQSEGKSFQDALEEAQKRGFAEADPTNDIKGYDAFYKLMILSQLIYHKQPSWETVPCEGIDQITADQFIEAQQQGSKIRHIASIEEINGELNASVKPQVLPPSHGLYPIDGVDNAIHLIGDLVGPLTLRGAGAGQLPTASAMVEDFLYILQSYPVKQHV